One Oncorhynchus kisutch isolate 150728-3 linkage group LG13, Okis_V2, whole genome shotgun sequence DNA window includes the following coding sequences:
- the LOC109902958 gene encoding neurturin-like, producing the protein MKLWKCAAIALTLCGAALSLFLTRIMVPTPPHHIPSWYTSSSRTSLSSNSSLIGGRHRKARSVEGVGNILTEFMHMFQSFTEGELKQMIGTLVEKKARQEARQEARQSKRTKRAKKASKPCSLREVEVTVSELGLGYHSDETLLFRYCSGNCKASRRNYDVILKKWTRKGISKRERSPCCRPKEYDDISFLDNNNRYKTLHNFSALACGCV; encoded by the exons ATGAAGTTATGGAAGTGCGCCGCCATCGCCTTGACTCTCTGTGGAGCAGCACTGTCCCTCTTCCTCACTCGAATCATGGTTCCCACGCCGCCGCATCACATCCCCTCCTGGTACACGTCTTCGTCGCGGACGTCCTTGTCCTCCAACTCCTCCCTGATCGGCGGCCGTCATCGCAAAGCGCGGTCGGTGGAAGGCGTTGGCAACATTTTGACAGAAT TCATGCACATGTTCCAGAGCTTCACAGAGGGGGAGCTGAAGCAGATGATTGGGACTCTGGTGGAGAAGAAGGCACGGCAGGAGGCCAGGCAGGAGGCCAGGCAGAGCAAAAGGACTAAACGGGCTAAGAAAGCATCAAAGCCATGTTCCCTGCGGGAGGTGGAAGTGACTGTCAGTGAGCTGGGTCTGGGCTACCACAGTGATGAAACGCTGCTCTTCAGGTACTGCAGCGGGAACTGTAAAGCTAGCCGACGCAACTACGACGTCATACTGAAGAAATGGACGAGGAAAGGCATCTCGAAGAGGGAGAGGAGCCCGTGCTGCCGGCCCAAGGAGTACGATGACATTTCATTCCTGGACAACAATAACAGATACAAGACGCTCCATAACTTTTCTGCTCTGGCCTGTGGCTGTGTATAA